The following coding sequences are from one Oncorhynchus nerka isolate Pitt River linkage group LG6, Oner_Uvic_2.0, whole genome shotgun sequence window:
- the LOC115130666 gene encoding ubiquitin-like protein 3 → MTTPRDVDIVNLRLILVSGKTQDFIFSPNDSAMDIAKHVFDNWPLGWEEEQVSSASILRLIFQGRFLHGNVTLGALKLPPGRTTVMHLVARETLPEPNSHGQRNREKTAESNCCLLL, encoded by the exons ATGACAACTCCAAGGGATGTCGATATT GTGAACCTGCGTCTTATCCTGGTCAGTGGGAAGACACAAGACTTCATCTTCTCCCCCAACGACTCGGCCATGGACATCGCCAAGCACGTCTTTGATAACTGGCccttgg gatgggaggaggagcaggTGAGCAGCGCCAGCATCCTACGCCTCATCTTCCAGGGACGCTTCCTGCATGGCAACGTCACCCTGGGAG CTTTAAAGCTGCCCCCTGGCCGAACAACTGTCATGCACTTGGTTGCCAGAGAGACCCTGCCAGAGCCCAACTCCCATG GTCAGCGTAACCGGGAGAAGACCGCGGAGAGCAACTGCTGTCTGCTCTTGTAA
- the LOC115130668 gene encoding cationic amino acid transporter 3-like, producing the protein MAEKLASFGKMLLRRRALDCNQEESHFARCLTTLDLIALGVGATLGAGVYVLAGEVAREKAGPAIVLCFLIAALSSVLAGLCYAEFGARVPKTGSAYMYSYVTVGEIWAFITGWNLILSYVIGTASVARAWSSTFDNLVEQKISDFFRASMSIKVPGKILAEYPDLFAFILILLLTGLLAFGVSESALVNKIFTGVNLVVLGFVIISGLVKGDRTNWNLTVEDFVNTTNITDPEIIKEKFGTGGFAPFGFSGVLSGAATCFYAFVGFDCIATTSEEAKNPMRSIPIGIVASLLICFFAYFGVSAALTLMMPYYLLNRESPLPEAFSYVHWDPARYIVAVGSLCALSTSLLGSMFPMPRVIYAMAEDGLLFRFLSKMNIKTKTPLLATIVSGIVAALMAFLFDLAALVDLMSIGTLLAYTLVAVCVLILRYQPGTLGLSGASEKLVELVGLRRATMAEGDSGDEFDQEGEGETRPLRERFTLKMLLVPSCEVPTKTSGLIVYITTAVISVVFTLLCVVLAVWGAEVVSGHPLWVTICAILAFFAFLCVAIIWRQPPSRQALTFKVPLLPVLPLVSIFVNIYLMMQLDGPTWCRFAVWMTIGFLIYFGYGIKNSSEASPNRGKFETVLRSKSPIYLAEDDSEVEGMTP; encoded by the exons ATGGCTGAAAAGCTAGCGTCCTTCGGTAAGATGCTGCTCCGGCGACGGGCGCTGGACTGTAACCAGGAAGAGAGCCACTTCGCCCGCTGCCTGACCACGCTGGACCTTATTGCCCTGGGGGTGGGTGCCACTCTGGGGGCCGGCGTCTATGTGCTGGCTGGAGAGGTGGCCAGGGAGAAGGCCGGCCCAGCCATCGTGCTCTGCTTCCTCATCGCAGCGCTCTCCTCTGTCCTTGCTGGTCTGTGTTATGCTGAGTTTGGTGCTCGTGTGCCCAAGACTGGTTCAGCCTACATGTACAGCTATGTGACTGTGGGGGAAATCTGGGCCTTCATCACTGGCTGGAACCTCATCCTCTCCTATGTCATAG GCACAGCCAGTGTTGCTCGGGCCTGGAGCTCCACCTTTGACAACCTGGTTGAACAGAAGATCTCAGACTTCTTCAGAGCCTCCATGTCCATCAAGGTCCCTGGGAAGATTCTTGCTGAATACCCAGACCTCTTCGCCTTCATCCTGATCTTGCTGCTCACTG GCCTGCTGGCGTTTGGCGTTAGCGAGTCGGCCCTGGTGAACAAGATCTTCACGGGGGTCAACCTGGTGGTGCTGGGCTTCGTCATCATCTCAGGCCTGGTGAAGGGAGACCGTACCAACTGGAACCTCACTGTGGAGGACTTTGTCAACACAACCAACATCACTGATCCAGA GATAATTAAAGAGAAGTTTGGCACCGGGGGTTTTGCTCCATTTGGCTTCAGTGGAGTCCTGTCTGGGGCAGCAACCTGCTTCTATGCCTTTGTGGGGTTCGACTGCATCGCAACAACAA GTGAAGAGGCCAAGAACCCTATGCGTTCCATCCCCATCGGTATCGTGGCTTCTCTGCTCATCTGTTTCTTTGCCTACTTCGGGGTGTCTGCGGCTCTCACCCTTATGATGCCCTACTACCTGCTGAACAGAGAGAGCCCACTGCCAGAGGCCTTCAGTTATGTGCACTGGGACCCTGCCCGCTACATCGTGGCTGTGGGCTCCCTCTGTGCCCTCTCCACCAG TTTACTGGGCTCAATGTTCCCCATGCCCCGCGTAATCTATGCCATGGCTGAGGACGGCCTGCTCTTCCGCTTCCTCTCAAAGATGAACATAAAAACCAAGACCCCCCTGTTAGCCACCATCGTGTCGGGTATTGTAGCAG CCCTGATGGCATTCCTGTTTGATCTGGCAGCCCTGGTAGACCTGATGTCGATAGGAACTCTCCTGGCATACACACTAGTGGCAGTGTGTGTGCTTATCCTCAG GTACCAGCCGGGTACCCTGGGCCTCAGCGGTGCCAGTGAGAAGCTGGTGGAGCTGGTGGGTCTGCGGAGGGCAACCATGGCGGAGGGGGACAGTGGAGACGAGTTTGACCAGGAGGGTGAGGGGGAGACCAGGCCCCTCAGGGAGAGGTTCACCCTCAAGATGCTGCTGGTGCCCAGCTGTGAGGTCCCCACCAAGACCTCCGGACTTATCGTGTACATCACTACCGCTGTCATCT CTGTGGTATTCACCCTGCTGTGCGTAGTGCTGGCTGTGTGGGGGGCAGAGGTGGTGAGTGGCCACCCCCTGTGGGTCACCATATGTGCCATACTGGCCTTCTTCGCCTTCCTGTGTGTGGCCATCATCTGGAGACAGCCCCCGAGCAGACAGGCACTCACCTTTAAA GTACCCCTGCTCCCAGTGCTGCCATTGGTCAGTATCTTTGTCAACATTTACCTCATGATGCAGCTGGATGGGCCAACATGGTGTCGCTTTGCAGTGTGGATGACTATTG GTTTTCTCATCTACTTTGGTTATGGGATTAAGAACAGCTCAGAGGCCTCACCCAACCGTGGTAAATTTGAGACAGTCCTCCGATCAAAGAGTCCCATCTACCTGGCAGAGGATGACAGTGAGGTGGAAGGGATGACACCTTAG